TGCACTAAAAGAACATCGTGAAAAGCTTCTTACAAAACGAAATAAATTGGATATGTTAATAGCTAATGTTAATAAAACAATAGCTACAACAGAAAGGGGAATTATAATGAGTGATAATGAAAAATTCGAAGGATTTAAGCAAAAAAGTATTGACGATAACAATAAAAAATACGGTGAAGAAATACGAGCTAAATATGGTGATATCCAAGTTAATGAATCAAACAAAAAATTCAAGAATATGACCAAAGATCAATATGATGAATTTGAAAAATTGGGTAATAGCATAATTGACACATTGAAAGCAGCATTTGCAACTAAAGACCCTGCAGGTGACCTTGCCCAGAAAGCTGTCAATCTACACCGCATTTGGCTAAGCTATTCTTTTAGTAGTTACTCAAAAGAAGCACATGCGAAACTTGCTCAAATGTATGTTGATGATGAAAGATTTACTGCCTACTACGATAAATATCAACCTGGTTTAGCTGCCTTTTTAAGAGATGCTGTTTTAATTTATACACAATCAGAAAATTAAAATTAATAAATAAATTTATAGGCAGCCTAATTAGACTGCCTATACTTTGTGTATTAATATCAGTTGTTCTTAAGCATATAAGCGAAATTACAACTAAAAATATGCCTTATATAGTTTAGTA
The DNA window shown above is from Clostridium beijerinckii and carries:
- a CDS encoding MerR family transcriptional regulator, with product MEYTVQKLGQLAGISPRTLRYYDEIGILKPARINSSGYRIYGQEEVNTLQQILFYRELDINLETIKNIVTSPSFDGTAALKEHREKLLTKRNKLDMLIANVNKTIATTERGIIMSDNEKFEGFKQKSIDDNNKKYGEEIRAKYGDIQVNESNKKFKNMTKDQYDEFEKLGNSIIDTLKAAFATKDPAGDLAQKAVNLHRIWLSYSFSSYSKEAHAKLAQMYVDDERFTAYYDKYQPGLAAFLRDAVLIYTQSEN